In the genome of Magnolia sinica isolate HGM2019 chromosome 2, MsV1, whole genome shotgun sequence, one region contains:
- the LOC131236693 gene encoding DNA (cytosine-5)-methyltransferase 1B-like codes for MGSATVLDLNPAAIKTNGGNSSGMKNKSKGKSSAKPNTASADIELDTNEIVVADSKEKKRGRTEKDGEPAVSRKMPKRAAACSDFKEKSVRLSEKSSVVDTKQDHLVEEEVVALRLTKGVGKEDPRPTRNLVDFILHDIDGVPQPFEMSEVDDLYVTALVMPLEETSGKEKDKGIRCEGFGRIESWAISGYEEGSPVIWISTDLADYDCIKPANSYKKYFDHFFEKARTCIEVFKKLSKSYGGNPDLGLDELLAGVVRSMSGSKNFPGGAPSKDFVISLGNFIYNQLIGLDETSNKNDQLFTGLPVLVALRDESQKRGEFNKMVPKVSDKSLKIKEGGKSNQSGSSTSIVDEDEDEKMARLLQEEEYWKSMKKTRRAPSSASNKFYIKINEDEIANDYPLPAYYKTSVQEMDEYVFFDNDTSVYPDELPRSMLHNWSLYNSDSRLISLELLPMKPCAEVDVTIFGSGVMTADDGSGFCIDADPVQSSSSALEAANVDGIPIYLSAIKEWMIEFGSSMVFISIRTDGAWYRLGKPSKQYATWYEPVLKTARLAISIITLLKEQTRVSRLSFADVIKKVSEFEKKHPAYISSIPAAVERYVVVHGQIILQQFAEYPDEMIRKSAFVTGLSDKMEERHHTKLVMKKKVVLKKEVNLNPRAGMTPTVTKKAMQATTTRLINRIWGEYYSNYLPDDSKEGTGNEPKEDEEVDEEQEENEEEVEEENVLVQEKTAKSHSANKPQKSKSTREENGWDGESIGKMRSGEVLYKRARVCGDIIAVGGAVLVEAGESEEALVIVFVEYMFERLDGEKMVHGRVMQRGCQTVLGNAANEREVFLTNECTEVELGDVKESVTVDVRSISWGHEHRKGNANADKVDRAKAEERKKKGLPVEYYCKSLYWPEKGAFFSLPFDTMGLGSGVCHSCKIREVQEEEFKVNSSKAGFVYKRIEYSVHDFVYVSPQHFAWEVDEDVATFKAGRNVGLKAYVVCQLMEIEVPKGSKKADPKSTQVKVRRFYRAEDVSAAKAYSSDVREVYYSEETLSVPVEMIEGKCEVRKKHDLPSLDGPAIFEHIFFSEYMYDPSKGALKQLPASVKLRSLTGKAVHGTVSRKDKGKCKEGEINASDQQQDAPQENRLATLDIFAGCGGLSEGLQRAGVSFTKWAIEYEQPAAEAFNLNHPDTLMFIDNCNVILRAIMEKCGDIEDCISTSEAAELAAKFGEENVNKLPVPGQVDFINGGPPCQGFSGMNRFNQSTWSKVQCEMILAFLSFADYFRPKFFLLENVRNFVSFNKGQTFRLTLASLLEMGYQVRFGVLEAGAFGVSQSRKRAFIWAASPEETLPEWPEPMHVFAGPELKITLPGDVQYAAVRSTAGGAPFRAITVRDTIGDLPPVGNGASKTEMDYGNDSVSWFQKQIRGNMLVLSDHISKEMNELNYIRCQRIPKRPGADWHDLPEEKVKLSTGQMVDLIPWCLPNTAKRHNQWKGLFGRLDWEGNFPTSITDPQPMGKVGMCFHPEQDRILTVRECARSQGFLDSYKFSGNIQNKHRQIGNAVPPPLALALGRKLKEAVDAKRPSA; via the exons CCTCAGTTGTTGATACCAAACAGGATCACTTGGTGGAAGAAGAGGTTGTTGCACTCCGGCTGACTAAGGGGGTTGGGAAGGAAGATCCTCGGCCAACAAGAAATCTTGTGGATTTCATCCTCCATGATATTGATGGAGTTCCACAGCCATTCGAAATGTCTGAGGTAGATGATTTATATGTTACTGCACTGGTCATGCCCTTGGAGGAAACTTCGGGGAAAGAAAAGGACAAAGGTATCAGGTGTGAAGGTTTTGGGCGGATTGAGTCATGGGCAATCTCTGGTTATGAAGAAGGGTCTCCAGTAATTTGGATTTCAACCGATCTTGCAGATTATGACTGCATTAAACCTGCAAATAGCTACAAGAAGTACTTTGACCATTTCTTTGAAAAGGCACGCACTTGCATTGAAGTTTTCAAAAAATTGTCAAAGTCTTATGGAGGAAATCCTGACTTGGGCCTTGATGAATTGCTTGCTGGGGTTGTCCGGTCAATGAGTGGAAGCAAAAACTTTCCTGGCGGTGCCCCGAGCAAGGACTTCGTTATCTCGTTGGGGAATTTCATCTATAACCAACTGATTGGTTTGGATGAGACATCTAATAAAAATGATCAGCTCTTTACTGGATTGCCTGTTCTTGTTGCACTAAGAGATGAGTCTCAGAAGAGGGGAGAATTTAACAAGATGGTACCAAAGGTTTCAGATAAGAGCCTGAAGATTAAGGAGGGAGGGAAGTCAAACCAATCTGGTTCGTCCACTAGCAtagttgatgaagatgaggatgagaaAATGGCACGGTTGTTGCAGGAAGAAGAGTATTGGAAATCAATGAAGAAAACGCGGCGTGCTCCATCATCAGCTTCGAACAAGTTCTACATCAAGATCAATGAAGATGAGATTGCAAATGACTATCCTCTACCTGCATATTATAAAACCTCTGTCCAAGAAATGGATGAATATGTCTTCTTTGACAATGACACCAGTGTGTATCCTGATGAGCTTCCTCGAAGCATGCTTCATAACTGGTCACTTTACAATTCAGATTCAAGGCTTATTTCTTTAGAGCTACTGCCAATGAAACCATGTGCTGAAGTTGATGTAACAATATTTGGGTCGGGGGTGATGACAGCAGATGACGGAAGTGGGTTTTGTATTGATGCTGATCCGGTGCAGTCTTCTTCAAGTGCATTGGAAGCTGCAAATGTGGATGGCATTCCTATTTATTTGAGTGCAATCAAGGAATGGATGATCGAGTTTGGTTCATCGATGGTCTTCATTTCTATCAGAACAGATGGAGCCTG GTACAGGCTTGGGAAGCCATCAAAGCAGTATGCTACATGGTATGAACCAGTTTTAAAAACAGCAAGGCTTGCGATAAGCATCATCACCTTGTTGAAGGAACAGACCAGAGTGTCAAGGCTTTCATTTGCAGATGTTATTAAGAAAGTGTCAGAATTTGAGAAGAAGCATCCTGCCTATATTTCCTCAATTCCTGCAGCAGTTGAGAGATATGTGGTGGTTCATGGGCAGATTATTCTTCAGCAGTTTGCTGAATATCCAGATGAGATGATCCGGAAGAGTGCTTTTGTCACTGGTCTTTCAGATAAGATGGAGGAGAGGCATCATACTAAGCTGGTGATGAAGAAGAAGGTTGTGCTGAAAAAGGAAGTGAACTTGAATCCCAGGGCAGGGATGACACCAACAGTGACAAAGAAGGCAATGCAGGCAACCACAACCAGGCTGATCAATCGAATTTGGGGGGAATACTATTCAAACTACCTGCCAGATGACTCAAAGGAGGGAACTGGCAATGAACCCAAGGAAGATGAAGAGGTAGATGAGGAGCAAGAAGAGAATGAAGAGGAAGTGGAAGAAGAAAATGTGTTAGTACAAGAGAAGACTGCCAAATCTCATTCAGCTAATAAACCACAAAAGTCCAAGTCTACCAGAGAGGAGAATGGATGGGATGGGGAGTCAATAGGCAAGATGCGTTCTGGTGAGGTTCTTTATAAGCGTGCTAGGGTATGTGGAGATATAATTGCCGTAGGTGGAGCTGTGTTGGTTGAAGCAGGTGAGTCAGAAGAAGCACTGGTTATTGTCTTTGTGGAATACATGTTTGAAAGATTAGATGGTGAAAAAATGGTTCACGGAAGGGTGATGCAGAGAGGATGCCAAACTGTTCTTGGAAATGCAGCAAACGAGAGGGAGGTTTTCTTGACAAATGAATGCACAGAAGTTGAGTTGGGGGATGTCAAAGAAAGTGTAACTGTCGATGTTCGGTCGATCTCATGGGGACATGAGCATAGGAAGGGAAATGCTAATGCTGATAAGGTTGACAGGGCAAAAGCtgaggaaagaaaaaagaaaggattgCCTGTTGAATACTATTGTAAAAGTTTGTATTGGCCTGAGAAAGGTGCTTTCTTTAGTCTTCCTTTCGACACTATGGGTCTTGGGTCTGGGGTTTGTCACTCTTGCAAGATAAGAGAAGTTCAGGAGGAAGAGTTCAAAGTGAACTCTTCAAAGGCTGGTTTTGTCTACAAAAGGATTGAATACTCTGTTCATGACTTTGTGTATGTAAGTCCTCAGCATTTTGCATGGGAAGTAGATGAGGATGTTGCCACTTTCAAGGCTGGTAGAAATGTGGGACTGAAGGCCTATGTTGTGTGCCAGTTAATGGAGATTGAAGTCCCCAAAGGATCTAAGAAAGCTGACCCAAAATCCACCCAAGTCAAAGTCAGGAGGTTTTACAGAGCAGAGGACGTTTCAGCTGCAAAGGCATACAGTTCTGATGTCAGAGAG GTGTATTACAGTGAAGAAACACTCAGTGTGCCAGTGGAGATGATAGAAGGGAAGTGTGAAGTTAGAAAGAAGCATGATCTTCCATCTCTGGATGGCCCTGCAATCTTTGAGCATATCTTCTTCAGTGAATACATGTATGATCCTTCCAAAGGAGCCCTTAAGCAG CTGCCTGCTAGTGTCAAGTTGAGGTCCTTGACAGGAAAGGCAGTTCATGGTACTGTATCAAGAAAGGACAAGGGAAAGTGCAAGGAAGGAGAAATCAATGCTTCTGATCAACAACAAGATGCCCCTCAGGAGAATCGTTTGGCTACTTTAGACATTTTTGCTGGTTGTGGTGGTTTGTCTGAGGGATTGCAACGTGCCG GGGTTTCATTTACTAAATGGGCAATTGAATATGAGCAACCAGCAGCAGAGGCATTTAACCTTAATCATCCAGACACTTTAATGTTCATTGATAATTGTAACGTGATATTGAG AGCTATCATGGAAAAGTGTGGGGATATAGAGGATTGTATTTCAACTTCTGAAGCTGCTGAATTAGCAGCAAAGTTTGGTGAGGAGAATGTCAATAAACTGCCAGTGCCGGGTCAAGTAGATTTCATCAATGGAGGTCCTCCATGTCAG GGGTTCTCTGGAATGAACAGGTTTAATCAAAGCACTTGGAGTAAGGTCCAGTGTGAAATGATCTTAGCATTTTTGTCCTTTGCCGATTACTTCCGGCcgaaattttttcttttagaaaacgtgaggaattttgtttcttttaacaAAGGGCAGACATTCCGATTAACTCTTGCTTCGCTTCTTGAAATGGGTTATCAG GTGAGATTTGGTGTTCTAGAGGCTGGAGCCTTTGGCGTTTCTCAGTCTAGAAAACGAGCATTCATATGGGCAGCTTCTCCAGAAGAGACACTCCCAGAGTGGCCAGAGCCAATGCACGTCTTTGCAGGCCCGGAACTGAAAATCACATTACCAGGGGATGTACAGTATGCTGCTGTCAGGAGTACAGCTGGAGGGGCACCCTTCCGTGCAATAACTGTGAGAGATACAATTGGAGATCTCCCACCCGTTGGAAATGGAGCATCTAAAACAGAGATGGAT TATGGAAATGATTCTGTGTCATGGTTCCAAAAGCAAATCCGAGGGAACATGTTGGTCTTGAGTGATCACATATCAAAAGAAATGAATGAGTTGAACTACATCCGATGCCAAAGAATTCCAAAGCGCCCAGGTGCTGATTGGCATGACCTACCAGAAGAAAAG GTTAAACTGTCTACTGGTCAAATGGTGGATTTGATACCTTGGTGCCTGCCAAACACAGCCAAGAGGCACAATCAGTGGAAGGGACTGTTTGGTAGGTTGGATTGGGAAGGAAACTTCCCAACTTCCATCACAGACCCTCAGCCCATGGGTAAGGTTGGCATGTGCTTTCACCCTGAACAGGACAGGATACTTACAGTTCGAGAATGTGCGAGGTCTCAG GGTTTCCTTGATAGCTATAAGTTTTCTGGTAATATCCAAAACAAGCACAGGCAAATTGGGAATGCTGTCCCTCCTCCTTTAGCATTAGCATTGGGAAGGAAACTCAAGGAAGCTGTGGATGCAAAGCGCCCTTCAGCTTGA